From the genome of Desulfovibrio gilichinskyi, one region includes:
- a CDS encoding tetrathionate reductase family octaheme c-type cytochrome, translated as MRFILRSVLALVTVAFLCVPVFGAGDDAPGIEMARQATKGKELWITADHSKFDVLKQPFTSGPEVTKACLTCHTEAGHQFHKTIHWTWLDPKAEKEMGIGKGGLVMNNFCINIQSNEPRCTSCHAGYGWKDKNFDFESQEKIDCLVCHEQTGTYKKFPTGAGNPAPAPGMEFKGNGKYYKSPDWNKVAQSVSRPTRANCGTCHFYGGGGDGVKHGDLDSSMRMPSKNLDVHMSMEGQKFECTRCHTTVKHQVAGRIYSNPAATNRKSLLEDDLGAKIMCESCHSSTPHKSEIGMKLNDHTDKVACQSCHIPTFARELPTKMWWDWSQAGRKKDGKPYEVKGEWGKPTYMTMKGDMRWEKDVVPEYYWFNGTIESITAKTVIDPGFPVQVSRPLGSSKDSNSRIMPFKVHRGKTPYDVVNKNMIIPHLFGKDDAAYWKGYDWTKASAAGMAYAGLPFSGEVGFVETEYVYPITHMVAPKDNVLACEACHSRQSRLSNLNSFYMPRRDANRVVDAGGWFIVIASAVGVILHALGRIFIKGRKEE; from the coding sequence ATGAGGTTCATACTGAGATCAGTTTTAGCACTGGTAACAGTTGCTTTCCTGTGCGTGCCTGTGTTCGGAGCTGGTGATGATGCTCCGGGCATAGAAATGGCCCGTCAGGCGACAAAGGGCAAAGAACTTTGGATCACAGCGGATCATTCCAAGTTTGATGTCCTTAAACAGCCGTTTACCAGCGGCCCGGAAGTTACAAAAGCTTGTCTGACCTGCCATACCGAGGCCGGACATCAGTTTCACAAAACCATTCACTGGACATGGCTTGACCCCAAAGCTGAAAAAGAAATGGGAATAGGCAAGGGCGGTCTGGTGATGAATAACTTCTGTATCAACATTCAATCCAATGAACCTCGTTGTACTTCCTGCCATGCCGGATATGGGTGGAAAGATAAGAATTTTGATTTCGAGTCTCAAGAAAAAATAGATTGTCTGGTTTGTCATGAGCAGACAGGAACCTATAAGAAGTTTCCTACCGGAGCGGGGAATCCTGCTCCTGCCCCGGGAATGGAGTTCAAGGGGAACGGAAAATATTATAAGTCTCCTGACTGGAATAAGGTTGCACAGTCTGTCAGCCGTCCAACGCGTGCGAATTGCGGAACCTGCCATTTCTACGGTGGCGGCGGTGACGGTGTAAAACATGGTGATCTTGATTCTTCCATGCGCATGCCGAGTAAGAATCTTGATGTTCATATGAGCATGGAAGGGCAGAAATTTGAATGTACCCGTTGCCATACAACTGTGAAACATCAGGTTGCTGGCCGTATTTATTCAAATCCTGCGGCCACCAATCGTAAGTCTCTGCTCGAAGATGATTTAGGGGCGAAGATTATGTGTGAATCCTGCCATAGTTCAACTCCGCATAAGTCGGAAATCGGTATGAAGCTTAATGATCATACTGATAAAGTTGCCTGTCAGAGCTGTCATATACCAACCTTTGCACGTGAACTTCCAACCAAAATGTGGTGGGACTGGTCACAGGCAGGCAGAAAGAAAGACGGCAAACCTTATGAGGTCAAGGGTGAGTGGGGCAAGCCTACTTATATGACCATGAAAGGGGACATGCGCTGGGAAAAGGATGTTGTGCCTGAGTACTACTGGTTTAACGGAACAATCGAATCTATCACAGCCAAGACTGTTATTGACCCGGGCTTTCCCGTACAGGTCAGCAGACCTTTAGGAAGCAGTAAGGACAGCAACTCGCGTATTATGCCTTTTAAGGTACATCGCGGAAAGACTCCTTATGACGTGGTTAACAAGAATATGATAATTCCTCACTTGTTCGGCAAGGATGATGCTGCATACTGGAAGGGATACGATTGGACAAAGGCATCCGCTGCCGGAATGGCATATGCGGGTCTTCCATTCAGCGGAGAGGTAGGTTTTGTTGAAACTGAATATGTTTATCCTATTACGCATATGGTCGCACCCAAGGATAATGTCCTTGCCTGTGAGGCGTGTCATAGCAGACAGAGCCGCCTAAGCAATCTGAATTCGTTCTATATGCCTAGACGAGACGCAAACCGCGTTGTTGATGCCGGCGGCTGGTTTATAGTTATAGCTTCAGCTGTAGGAGTGATACTGCATGCACTCGGACGAATCTTCATAAAGGGACGTAAGGAGGAGTAG
- a CDS encoding cytochrome b/b6 domain-containing protein translates to MAVTPHHMKKIYLYSRFERFWHWTQSVLIIMLMVTGLEVHGLFNLFGFKRAVDLHNTLGLSWLVLFVFIIFWLLTTGEWKQYIPTTKKLFAVARYYAVGIFKGEDHPVHKSAGAKHNPLQRLVYLGLSAILLPLQMVTGLLYWTYNDWTAYGINFVSLETVANVHMGCAYALLAFLIVHVYMTTTGHSITGHIAAMFSGWEEVPEDYKAEEWEVHKKS, encoded by the coding sequence ATGGCTGTAACACCGCATCATATGAAAAAAATATATCTGTACTCACGCTTCGAGCGTTTCTGGCACTGGACACAGTCGGTGCTGATTATCATGCTTATGGTCACAGGGCTTGAGGTTCACGGGCTCTTTAATTTGTTCGGTTTTAAAAGAGCGGTAGATCTGCATAACACCTTGGGACTTAGCTGGCTGGTATTGTTTGTATTCATCATCTTTTGGCTGCTCACAACAGGTGAGTGGAAGCAGTATATACCGACAACCAAAAAGCTGTTTGCGGTGGCGAGATATTACGCCGTAGGAATATTCAAAGGGGAAGATCATCCAGTTCACAAAAGTGCTGGAGCCAAGCATAATCCGTTGCAGCGGCTTGTTTATCTGGGCTTATCTGCAATTCTGCTGCCTTTGCAAATGGTAACGGGACTGTTGTACTGGACTTATAATGACTGGACCGCTTACGGTATTAATTTTGTAAGTCTGGAAACAGTTGCTAATGTGCACATGGGCTGCGCTTATGCATTGCTTGCCTTCCTTATAGTGCATGTCTATATGACCACAACAGGGCATTCCATAACCGGTCATATTGCCGCTATGTTCAGCGGATGGGAAGAAGTTCCTGAGGATTACAAAGCCGAAGAGTGGGAAGTTCATAAGAAAAGTTAA
- a CDS encoding molybdopterin biosynthesis protein, whose translation MSDRNIYLKTIPVLEAVAIAIAALDRATLVKPENIPVHEALNRVTSEAVRARCSSPTYHSAAMDGYAVKSDTTFSAREGLPLELIKNKTCISVNTGNALPDGMDAVIMIENIVDNGDTISIEAPAFPWQHVRRIGEDIVATEMLLPRNHTISAFDIGALLSAGIYDIKVHEKIRMTFIPTGDEILPFADRPTPSAGEVIESNSQVFRALALGLGIEFTATSPVRDREDLLVKSVETALNNSHIVVIGAGSSAGSKDFTSKVIKQIGTLLVHGIAIMPGKPTVLGVAKNKLLVGAPGYPVSAVVCFEDILTPVISWLSGKNPPEREKVQVRLARRTPSKPGMEEIIRLAVGKVGTGYTGVPLARGAGMITTLTKAQGFTRVPAGSEGIELNESVEVELFSGKQTLENILMHVGSHDNTIDLLGDILMGANTPIRLVSTHAGSMGGLTALKNDVALFAGAHLFDPESGDFNFPFIDRYLPNLDVTVINLAIRHQGFIVPKGNPQKITGIESLSDGKVNFINRQRGAGTRILFDYHLEKAKIDPESVTGYDREEFTHMAVAANVLTGTADCGLGIYAAAKALGLDFVPLAHERYDLIIPDKYIQDKRIIALIDLLKSDEIKKAIKILGGYEVPMTGKIMKPGMGLG comes from the coding sequence ATGTCTGATCGCAATATTTATCTGAAAACGATTCCAGTTCTTGAAGCCGTAGCCATTGCTATTGCGGCTCTTGACCGTGCAACTCTCGTTAAACCTGAAAATATACCTGTTCATGAAGCTCTTAACCGCGTTACTTCCGAAGCTGTCCGTGCCCGCTGTTCCTCCCCCACGTATCACTCAGCCGCAATGGACGGATATGCTGTTAAAAGCGATACAACTTTCTCCGCCCGTGAGGGACTTCCTCTTGAGCTGATCAAAAATAAGACCTGCATCTCTGTCAATACCGGCAATGCGCTTCCGGATGGTATGGATGCTGTTATAATGATAGAAAATATCGTCGACAACGGTGACACCATCAGCATTGAAGCTCCTGCTTTTCCATGGCAACATGTCCGCAGAATAGGTGAAGATATTGTCGCAACTGAAATGCTTCTGCCGCGTAACCACACCATTTCCGCTTTTGACATCGGAGCACTCCTTTCCGCCGGTATATACGACATCAAAGTACATGAAAAAATACGCATGACTTTCATTCCAACAGGGGATGAGATTCTTCCATTTGCAGACCGTCCTACGCCTTCTGCGGGGGAAGTTATTGAATCTAATTCACAAGTTTTCCGTGCGCTCGCTCTTGGTCTGGGCATCGAATTCACCGCAACTTCTCCAGTACGCGACCGCGAAGATCTTCTGGTTAAGTCTGTTGAAACGGCTTTAAATAATTCTCACATAGTAGTCATCGGCGCAGGTTCCTCAGCAGGAAGTAAAGATTTTACAAGCAAAGTCATTAAACAAATAGGAACCCTGCTGGTTCATGGCATAGCCATAATGCCGGGTAAGCCGACGGTGCTCGGTGTCGCTAAGAACAAACTGCTCGTCGGAGCCCCCGGGTATCCGGTAAGTGCTGTAGTCTGTTTTGAAGATATACTTACGCCGGTAATTTCATGGCTTTCAGGCAAAAATCCTCCGGAAAGGGAAAAAGTTCAGGTAAGGCTTGCCAGACGCACTCCTTCGAAACCCGGTATGGAAGAAATTATCAGGCTTGCGGTCGGTAAAGTCGGTACCGGATATACAGGCGTGCCGCTTGCCAGAGGAGCCGGAATGATCACAACTCTTACCAAAGCTCAAGGGTTTACCAGAGTTCCGGCCGGAAGCGAAGGAATCGAGCTTAATGAGTCAGTTGAAGTTGAGCTTTTCTCCGGTAAGCAGACTTTAGAAAACATACTCATGCACGTTGGAAGTCATGACAACACTATTGATCTGCTGGGAGACATCCTTATGGGTGCAAACACTCCCATACGCCTTGTCTCGACTCATGCAGGTTCAATGGGCGGGCTCACAGCCCTTAAAAACGATGTAGCTCTGTTCGCCGGAGCCCATCTTTTCGATCCTGAAAGCGGAGATTTCAACTTTCCATTCATTGATAGATACCTTCCCAACTTGGATGTGACGGTGATCAATCTGGCTATCCGCCATCAGGGATTTATTGTCCCTAAGGGCAACCCGCAGAAGATAACCGGAATTGAAAGCCTCAGTGACGGCAAGGTGAACTTTATCAACAGGCAGAGAGGAGCAGGAACAAGAATTCTGTTCGACTATCATCTGGAAAAAGCAAAAATAGATCCTGAGTCAGTAACAGGATATGATAGGGAAGAATTCACTCACATGGCTGTTGCAGCGAATGTGCTGACAGGAACTGCAGATTGCGGACTTGGAATATATGCTGCGGCAAAAGCTTTAGGTCTGGACTTTGTGCCTTTGGCTCATGAAAGATATGACCTTATAATACCGGACAAATATATACAGGATAAAAGAATTATAGCACTTATCGATCTGCTGAAATCAGATGAAATTAAAAAAGCTATCAAAATCCTTGGTGGTTACGAAGTCCCCATGACAGGAAAAATTATGAAACCCGGTATGGGCCTCGGCTGA
- the glp gene encoding gephyrin-like molybdotransferase Glp, with product MLHDFFDIISREEFESLLLSFAPTSIEIKSISDAYGLVLGEDIFSPEDLPPANRSCMDGYAVHARDVFGATEGNPAYLEQCAQLRVDEAPDFTLKHGDCAAIPTGGTLPDGADAVVMVEHTQELGSGTIEVRKSSTPGEHTMLKGEDAAKGENIYKAGHTVRFQDVGLLAALGIGSVKAHIKPRVGIISTGDELVEIEVPPRAGTIRDVNSHTLRCLVSKAGGIPANYGIVRDDLNKLKTTLAKAIAENDLVLLSGGSSVGMRDLTVRAIESMEDSEILAHGVAISPGKPTILGKVGSKPVLGLPGQVTSVQVVMLSIVMPFIRHLMGQKDSFACLDRPILLAELERNTPSRQGREDYVRVILKQRKGKIPLAEPVYGKSGLLRTMIKADGLMIIPADMEGSYAGEQIQVWLI from the coding sequence ATGCTTCATGATTTTTTTGACATAATCAGCCGCGAAGAATTTGAATCTCTGCTGCTTTCGTTTGCGCCGACATCCATTGAAATAAAATCAATTTCCGATGCATATGGACTCGTGCTTGGTGAGGATATTTTTTCACCTGAAGACCTTCCGCCGGCAAACCGTTCCTGCATGGACGGCTACGCAGTGCACGCCCGTGATGTCTTCGGAGCAACAGAAGGGAACCCGGCTTACCTTGAACAGTGTGCACAGCTTAGAGTTGATGAAGCTCCGGACTTTACTTTAAAACATGGCGACTGTGCAGCAATTCCGACAGGAGGAACTCTTCCTGATGGAGCAGACGCAGTTGTAATGGTTGAACATACTCAGGAACTGGGGTCCGGCACTATTGAAGTGCGCAAGTCCTCCACTCCCGGTGAGCACACCATGCTTAAAGGTGAGGATGCTGCAAAGGGTGAAAATATATATAAAGCCGGACATACAGTCCGCTTTCAAGATGTAGGCTTACTTGCAGCACTCGGCATAGGCAGTGTTAAAGCACACATTAAACCGCGCGTAGGCATAATATCCACCGGAGATGAACTTGTTGAAATTGAAGTTCCGCCCCGCGCCGGAACTATTCGTGACGTAAATTCACACACATTGCGCTGTCTTGTATCCAAGGCCGGGGGGATTCCCGCAAATTACGGAATAGTCCGTGATGACCTGAATAAACTCAAGACAACGCTTGCTAAAGCCATTGCGGAAAATGATCTGGTTCTCCTCTCTGGAGGAAGCTCTGTCGGAATGCGAGATTTAACCGTCAGAGCCATCGAGTCTATGGAGGACTCTGAAATTCTCGCTCACGGCGTGGCAATAAGCCCCGGAAAACCGACAATTTTAGGTAAAGTAGGTAGTAAACCTGTACTTGGTCTTCCAGGTCAGGTAACGTCTGTTCAGGTAGTTATGCTTTCTATAGTAATGCCGTTTATAAGACACCTTATGGGACAAAAAGACAGCTTTGCCTGTCTGGACAGACCAATATTACTGGCTGAACTTGAACGCAACACTCCATCCAGGCAAGGACGTGAAGACTATGTCCGGGTTATACTTAAACAGAGAAAAGGTAAAATCCCCCTTGCAGAGCCGGTTTACGGCAAATCCGGCCTTCTTAGAACTATGATTAAAGCCGACGGACTTATGATCATCCCCGCAGATATGGAAGGTTCATATGCCGGGGAACAAATTCAGGTTTGGTTGATTTAG
- a CDS encoding molybdopterin-guanine dinucleotide biosynthesis protein MobB, whose translation MKAVAIVGKKKTGKTTLGLALAQYFTDKGLKVGVVKHSHHGFDEEEGTDTQQYKQIASCVAAYSPSQSFVSWNKEKPLQDLLPLLDADVIIMEGGNMLGWMPRFITVREDNDDKDFFPELALAQIPACTKDNPPSSNEIERLAQLVMEKGFLLPGLNCKACGRESCKDFAADINSGKARPEGCKATSGRMDVTCNGLPLALNPFVSDILSAGISAMLSQLKGYAPGDLKITIKSGS comes from the coding sequence ATGAAAGCTGTTGCTATAGTTGGAAAAAAGAAAACCGGAAAGACTACTTTAGGCCTGGCTCTGGCTCAATATTTTACAGACAAAGGATTAAAAGTCGGAGTAGTTAAACATTCTCATCACGGCTTTGACGAAGAGGAAGGAACCGATACGCAGCAGTATAAACAGATTGCTTCATGTGTTGCGGCGTACTCTCCTTCGCAATCATTTGTCTCATGGAATAAAGAAAAACCACTTCAAGATCTTCTGCCGCTGCTTGATGCGGATGTTATTATCATGGAAGGCGGAAACATGCTCGGCTGGATGCCGCGTTTTATAACCGTCCGTGAAGATAACGACGACAAAGATTTTTTCCCGGAACTCGCTTTAGCCCAGATTCCAGCCTGCACCAAAGACAATCCCCCGAGCTCAAATGAAATTGAAAGATTAGCACAGCTTGTTATGGAAAAAGGATTTTTACTGCCCGGACTCAACTGCAAAGCATGCGGACGTGAATCATGCAAAGATTTTGCCGCAGACATCAATTCCGGCAAAGCGAGACCTGAAGGATGTAAAGCAACATCCGGCAGAATGGATGTTACTTGCAACGGCCTGCCCTTGGCTCTCAATCCATTTGTATCCGATATCCTTTCAGCAGGAATTTCAGCAATGCTTTCCCAGTTAAAAGGATACGCACCGGGTGATCTGAAAATAACTATTAAGAGCGGTAGTTAA
- the argB gene encoding acetylglutamate kinase codes for MDREIMKAKFLIESLPYIKEFFGETVVIKYGGNAMIDETLKRAFALNIILLKYIGVNPVVIHGGGPQIQKMLSALNIDSHFKNGYRVTDEATMDVVEMVLVGQVNKQIVNLINLNGGKAVGLSGKDGMLIKAEQKQMVIESEAKAPEIIDLGKVGEVTEVNTTLIKSLQRDGFIPVIAPVGVDDYGSTYNINADSVAGAVASAMNAKRLHLLTDVVGLLDADKNLISSMTCREAAEAISSGVATGGMIPKLTCCIEAVHGGVEKAHIIDGRVENCVLLELFTKNGIGTEVVS; via the coding sequence ATGGATAGAGAGATAATGAAAGCTAAATTTTTGATTGAATCACTGCCGTACATAAAAGAATTTTTCGGAGAAACAGTTGTCATCAAATATGGCGGCAATGCCATGATTGACGAAACCCTTAAACGTGCCTTCGCGCTTAATATAATTCTCCTTAAATATATCGGCGTAAACCCCGTGGTTATTCATGGCGGCGGCCCACAGATTCAAAAAATGCTCAGCGCGCTTAACATCGACAGCCATTTTAAGAACGGATACCGCGTAACAGACGAAGCAACCATGGATGTTGTTGAAATGGTTCTCGTCGGGCAGGTAAATAAACAGATTGTCAACTTGATCAACCTTAACGGCGGCAAAGCTGTAGGTCTTTCAGGAAAAGACGGAATGCTTATTAAAGCTGAACAGAAACAGATGGTTATCGAGTCAGAAGCAAAAGCTCCTGAAATAATCGATCTCGGCAAAGTCGGTGAAGTTACTGAAGTGAATACAACTCTGATTAAATCATTACAAAGAGACGGTTTCATTCCGGTAATTGCTCCAGTCGGAGTCGATGACTACGGTTCCACTTATAACATCAATGCTGACTCCGTAGCCGGAGCGGTTGCCTCTGCAATGAATGCTAAAAGGCTCCACTTGCTCACCGATGTAGTAGGGCTGCTTGATGCAGATAAAAATCTCATTTCATCAATGACCTGCCGCGAAGCTGCAGAAGCAATATCATCCGGAGTTGCCACAGGCGGCATGATTCCTAAACTGACATGCTGCATTGAGGCAGTACATGGCGGAGTTGAAAAAGCTCACATAATTGATGGAAGAGTTGAAAACTGCGTTCTTCTTGAACTTTTCACCAAAAACGGTATCGGCACTGAAGTCGTAAGTTAA
- a CDS encoding PilZ domain-containing protein yields MDQNKRRRTRIQVEFTVKLSKSGLSVMVETQNLSLKGILCNSVEGFAVGNICEVSIILSEDVVIHIEGKVVRSDESGLAVDFIVMNEVSFTHLRKLVQYNSTDADAIDSELTSPAFDA; encoded by the coding sequence ATGGATCAAAATAAAAGACGCAGAACCCGTATTCAAGTTGAATTTACGGTTAAGCTTAGTAAGAGCGGGCTGAGTGTTATGGTTGAAACTCAGAACTTAAGTCTGAAAGGTATTCTCTGTAATAGCGTTGAAGGGTTTGCTGTAGGAAACATATGTGAGGTTTCGATCATCCTGTCTGAAGATGTTGTTATTCACATTGAGGGGAAAGTTGTCCGGTCTGATGAGTCCGGTCTGGCTGTAGACTTTATTGTGATGAATGAGGTAAGTTTTACCCACTTGCGTAAGCTGGTTCAATACAATTCCACAGATGCGGATGCTATTGACAGTGAACTTACTTCACCTGCTTTTGATGCCTGA
- a CDS encoding MFS transporter has translation MNHLYKNKNLRILFSVTLIAIMGVSSIVPSLPSMMKDLNIPASSIGLVFTIFTLPGIIFSPLAGIFADRIGRKKILVPALILFGIAGSACYFAPDYKWLLTLRLIQGVGAAAIGVINLTIIGDLFTGQDRIAAMGLNAGVLSIGTALFPAIGGVLAQINWHVPFMLALTALPLAWVVAFRLDNPEPSASSAFKKYMREALKGMKNKQVLGLFAISLLTFIILYGPIITYLPILLHSRFEASPLMIGFVISSASFVTAIAASQLGRLASLISQPRMIALSTFAYAAAMIFIPESSSALWCIIPVCFFGLGQGLNIPNSMSMLTAIAPMEHRAIFMSMNGMVLRAGQTIAPLLMGMVYSGFGLTAVFYAGVAVAAITLVITLMTINGFEA, from the coding sequence ATGAATCATCTCTATAAAAATAAAAACCTTCGTATTTTATTCTCAGTTACCCTTATTGCGATCATGGGAGTCTCAAGCATTGTGCCTTCACTGCCGAGCATGATGAAGGATCTGAATATTCCAGCTTCGTCCATTGGTTTAGTTTTCACCATTTTTACTCTTCCGGGAATCATTTTTTCGCCTCTAGCCGGAATTTTTGCTGACAGAATCGGCAGAAAAAAAATTCTTGTCCCCGCTTTGATCCTTTTCGGGATAGCAGGATCTGCCTGTTATTTTGCCCCAGATTATAAATGGTTGCTTACTCTGCGTCTTATCCAAGGAGTTGGAGCTGCGGCCATTGGAGTCATAAACCTTACAATCATAGGTGACCTTTTCACTGGGCAGGACAGAATTGCTGCTATGGGTCTTAACGCAGGAGTCCTCAGCATAGGAACAGCGCTTTTCCCTGCAATAGGAGGGGTTCTGGCTCAAATCAACTGGCATGTTCCATTTATGCTTGCGCTTACAGCTCTGCCGCTTGCATGGGTTGTCGCCTTCAGACTTGATAACCCTGAACCTTCAGCAAGCTCGGCATTTAAAAAATACATGCGTGAAGCTCTAAAGGGGATGAAAAACAAACAGGTACTGGGCCTTTTCGCAATTTCCCTACTGACATTTATTATTTTATACGGCCCGATCATAACCTATCTGCCAATACTTCTGCACTCGCGTTTTGAGGCTTCTCCGCTGATGATAGGATTTGTCATTTCAAGTGCGTCCTTTGTAACCGCAATAGCAGCATCACAGCTTGGAAGACTCGCAAGCCTGATCTCACAGCCGCGCATGATCGCTCTGTCAACATTTGCATATGCCGCGGCAATGATATTTATTCCTGAATCCAGTTCTGCGCTTTGGTGCATAATCCCAGTCTGCTTTTTCGGTCTTGGACAGGGACTTAATATTCCGAACTCAATGTCCATGCTGACAGCAATAGCCCCCATGGAACACAGGGCAATTTTCATGTCTATGAACGGGATGGTGCTCAGAGCAGGACAAACAATTGCTCCGTTACTTATGGGGATGGTTTATTCAGGATTTGGACTGACGGCGGTCTTTTATGCCGGCGTGGCAGTGGCTGCAATAACTTTGGTTATTACACTCATGACCATAAATGGATTCGAAGCTTAA
- a CDS encoding potassium channel family protein, whose product MLRLHKLFRYSPSKFTVLLGFLISQIFLTPIAGKSIFLQQILYFYTYLVLLSAVAAIVENKVKLSIFIAFYIASFISSVLFFKMHSIHWLAISEASDMMMIAITVWGILIFMRRQKKVTSDLISGAICVYMLCGLLWANGYSLCMIYDRSAISGISLSESIFAVRNLMVYFSYITMMTIGYGDMLPVTSMARSLVMLQGLFGQMYLAVFVAGVIGMFLAQRDEDKIIEKIEEDAKLRRY is encoded by the coding sequence ATGTTAAGATTACACAAATTATTCAGATACAGTCCATCTAAGTTCACAGTGCTTTTAGGATTTTTGATCTCACAGATTTTTTTAACTCCCATAGCAGGCAAGTCAATTTTTCTTCAGCAGATTTTATATTTTTACACATATCTAGTGTTGCTTTCGGCTGTTGCGGCAATTGTTGAAAACAAAGTTAAGCTTTCAATTTTTATCGCATTCTATATAGCGTCGTTTATCAGTTCCGTTTTATTCTTCAAAATGCATTCCATACACTGGCTGGCTATAAGCGAAGCTTCAGATATGATGATGATTGCAATCACTGTATGGGGAATATTGATTTTCATGCGCAGGCAGAAAAAAGTTACCAGTGATTTAATCTCAGGGGCAATCTGTGTTTATATGCTTTGCGGTTTGCTTTGGGCGAATGGATACAGCTTATGTATGATCTATGATCGCAGTGCTATTTCAGGAATTAGTCTTAGTGAATCAATCTTCGCGGTTCGTAATTTAATGGTATATTTCAGCTATATAACGATGATGACAATAGGTTATGGAGATATGCTTCCGGTTACATCTATGGCACGGTCGCTGGTGATGTTGCAGGGGCTTTTCGGACAGATGTACCTGGCTGTTTTTGTAGCAGGAGTAATCGGAATGTTTCTGGCTCAGCGCGATGAGGATAAGATTATTGAAAAGATAGAGGAAGATGCAAAACTTAGAAGATATTAA
- the proB gene encoding glutamate 5-kinase gives MSKMSNRLDTLREAKRIVIKIGSAVLTTAEGINLGLICRLADQLSALHARGVDIVLVSSGAVAAGRGSIPAGFKLKDLPAKQAASSIGQSRLMHEYDETFRRFGLISSQILLTREDLRQRDRFLNVRNTLSQLLEWRVIPIINENDTVAVQELEFGDNDTLASLILNVVEADLFINLTSADGVFDKNPDTNPDAKKLSYVENIGSLDLDAMCDGKTAVGSGGMFSKMRAAHRAAQLGVPTLILSGKQRMIIERVFNGEECGTWIEPDQKSVSHRKFWLAYHCDPAGDLIIDEGAQKALMAGGKSLLPAGITAVEGDFKAGELVRVVNKSGKPIAVGITSYSSTDMTMILGRKSDEIDSILGKCPFHEAIHRDNLLLDAAL, from the coding sequence ATGAGCAAGATGAGCAACAGGCTTGATACCCTCCGCGAAGCTAAAAGAATTGTAATAAAAATCGGCAGTGCCGTTCTCACTACAGCTGAAGGAATCAATCTCGGCCTTATATGCAGACTGGCTGATCAGTTATCAGCTTTGCATGCACGCGGAGTTGATATCGTTCTTGTTTCGTCCGGGGCTGTTGCGGCCGGAAGAGGATCTATTCCTGCAGGTTTTAAGCTTAAAGACCTGCCTGCGAAACAAGCGGCCTCCTCTATCGGACAAAGCCGCCTGATGCACGAATATGATGAAACATTCCGTAGATTCGGCCTGATTTCATCACAAATTTTACTTACCCGTGAGGACTTAAGACAGCGTGACCGCTTTCTCAACGTCCGCAATACTCTCTCACAACTTCTTGAGTGGCGGGTAATTCCTATCATTAATGAAAACGATACTGTCGCTGTTCAGGAACTTGAATTCGGAGACAATGATACTCTGGCAAGTTTGATTCTGAATGTTGTGGAAGCGGATCTTTTCATTAACCTCACTTCCGCTGACGGGGTATTTGATAAGAACCCAGACACTAACCCAGACGCAAAAAAACTTTCCTATGTCGAGAATATAGGTTCTCTTGATCTCGACGCAATGTGCGACGGAAAAACGGCTGTAGGTTCAGGCGGCATGTTCTCTAAAATGAGAGCAGCTCACAGAGCTGCACAGCTCGGAGTTCCAACCCTGATATTATCCGGTAAACAGCGCATGATCATTGAGCGTGTATTTAACGGTGAAGAATGCGGAACATGGATTGAACCTGATCAAAAAAGTGTTTCCCACCGCAAATTCTGGCTTGCGTATCATTGCGACCCTGCCGGCGATCTAATCATAGACGAAGGCGCGCAAAAGGCTCTGATGGCCGGAGGAAAAAGCCTGCTTCCCGCCGGTATTACCGCGGTTGAAGGTGATTTTAAAGCCGGTGAACTGGTAAGAGTTGTTAATAAATCCGGAAAGCCTATTGCCGTTGGAATCACCAGTTACAGTTCAACCGATATGACCATGATTCTCGGACGTAAATCAGACGAGATAGATTCAATTCTGGGCAAATGCCCTTTCCACGAAGCAATCCACAGAGACAACCTGCTTTTAGACGCAGCTCTTTAA